In Bos taurus isolate L1 Dominette 01449 registration number 42190680 breed Hereford chromosome 13, ARS-UCD2.0, whole genome shotgun sequence, the DNA window CACCTCCCCTGTTAGTAGAGTGGCTGCTCGAGGCCCACACCTACTCTTCTCTGAAGAACCCTCCTGGGCAGCCGGGATGGTCCCCGCCAGGACATTGTGCGGTCCCCAGACCCAGCAAGCAGCCCTTAATCTCTGCGACACCGAAGGACTCGGGCTGCCCCTCTTTCCACTGTGTGACTCTCCAGGCATCAGGCGCTGGACTCCGGGCTCCGCTCCCTACCCCCATTCTCACTCCCCAGAGAGCAGAGTCATAGGCAGCACCCTCCACCAACTccccaacacccccacccccacgctgGGCCCTGCTGCACGTGGGGGAAGGACCCTCACTTGGCTCTTGCCCTCCAGCCGCAGGTGTATGCCCCACCCCGGCCCACCGACCGCCTGGCTGTGCCCGCCTTCGCCCAGCGGGACCGCTTCCACCGCTTCCAGCCCACCTACCCGTACTTGCAGCACGAGATCGATCTGCCACCCACCATCTCGCTGTCGGACGGGGAGGAGCCCCCACCCTACCAGGGCCCCTGCACGCTCCAGCTGCGGGACCCCGAGCAGCAGCTGGAGCTGAACCGGGAGTCAGTGCGCGCACCCCCGAACAGAACCATCTTCGACAGCGACCTGATGGAAAGTGCCATGCTGGGCGGCCCCTGCCCCCCCAGCAGTAACTCGGGCATCAGCGCCACGTGCTACGGGGGCGGCGGGCGCATGGAGGGGCCGCCCCCCACCTACAGCGAGGTCATCGGCCACTACCCCGGCGCCTCCACCTTCCAGCACCAGCAGAGCAGCGGGCCGGCCTCCTTGCTGGAGGGCACCCGGCTGCACCCCGCACACATCGCCCCCCTGGAGAGCACAGCGGCCTGGAGCAAAGAGAAGGATAAACAGAAGGGACACCCCCTCTAGGAGTCCCGAGGGCGGGCCGGGGCCGCAGTAGGTAAAAACCGTAAATCACTCCgcacttcttgaaagaaaagagagaggaggcCGGGGCGACACACAGAAAATGCGACGCGTAACCATCCTCCTCCCCCCGTCCCCCACCTCTCTGTGTATAAATATTTACGTGTTCTGTCTGGTCTGAATGCACAAGCTAAGAaagcttgcaaaaaaaaaaaaaagcaaaaaaaaaaaaacaaccccacgTTTCTTTGTTGAGCTGTGTcttgaaggcaaaagagaaaaaaaaatattctacacTAGTCTTTTCTGTTTCTAGTTGAGCTGCGTGCGTGAATGCttactttcttttgtttgtttatgatGATTTCACTTAACTTTAAAGACATATTTGCACAAAACCTTTGTTTAAAGATCtgcaatattatatatataaatatatataaaataagagaaaCTGTATGTGCGAGGGCAGGAGTATTTTTGTATTAGAAGAGGcctattacaaaaaaaaagttgttttctgaactagaagagaaaaaaaaaatggcaattttTGAGTGCCAACTGAGGAAGTGTGTATTAccttgtaaagaaaaaaaaactacaaagcaGGGGTTTAGagttatttatataaatgttgagcttttgcactattttttaatataaatatgtcaGTGCTTGTTTGATGGAAACTTCTATCCACGTGTGTCAAGACTTTTAAGGGAGAAATGTCGGAATATCCCGGTCGACTTCAGGCAGAGCGTGGGCTCCACGCTGGGGCTGGAGAGAGGCtccccagggctgacctcctgcAGAGTGGAAGCCTTCATATAGTGATAGGTAATTACCTCGGTCTACATTCCCTCCTGAAGGAGACCTGTTTAGCCCTCCTCTGGGCCAGGACAGCCTTTGGATCGCAAATGAAATAGGAAAAGTTAACTCCAGGCCCCAAGTTCCAGGAAGGTGGGCTTTGCTCTTCCCGAAATGAAGACTAACTGTTACTGAAGGAATCTTAgtttttgggtgtttttttttttttctcttcttttttgaacCATGAAGGTCCCCATAGGAAGGGGCTCGCCAAGGTGCTCCCTGCCTGCATTGCCAGAGCCCTGCCAGAGGCAGTTAGGTGGCTCAGGCTTGCAGGATGCTTCGGCAGTTCAGCCGGCTCCACACTGCACCAGCTGAGTGGTGCAGCCTGCTGGCATGTAGGAAAGGCCCAAAGGACTAGCCGCATGACCTCACCCCTGTCTTTATATCGGTTCTCACGTAACAGGCCCATAACCAGAAGACCAGAGACGAAAGAGCGGTATGCCCAGGTTTCTCCCAGGACACTGCGAAAGggtgaaaatgagaaaaactgtCAAACCAACACAAACTCAAGCTTTAGGACGTAGAAGCAGAattcttccccttctctcttttcGCATTTTCATTCCCTTCCCCGTGGAAACCATCGTTTTTagtgtctttgtgtgtctgtgttttcaCAAGCGTCTTTGTCAGACACAACTCTTGTTTACCAGGATTTTACTGCTTAGATATTGGTGGGACCCCTCGCTGGTGGCGTGCGTGTGTGCAGATGGAGATGACCGGGAGAGAGTTGAGCAAATGAGAGTCCTTCCTGCCACCAAGGACGGGCTAATATTCCATGGGGTGACACCCCTGGCAAGAGAGtagcacccccccaccccgcccatcCTGCAGAACTGTCTCTTCATTTTCGACAGAATCCCAACTAGCCggttaacagaaaagaaaaggataagAGGCAATAACTATTGTTTTAAACAACCTTTTTTATTGCTTGAAAAACTTGAGAACAGTTTTGAAGTTCTGACCATTTGAACTATTTCTATTATATACCTTGTAAGAACATGGTGACCAATAGGTGACTGAGGTGTCTGAGTGCCCGCTCACCAGCCTGGCAGAAAGTTCTGGTCCCTTGACAATAAAACCTGCCTCTCTGTGGGGTCTTCAGCCTaacctctgcctctctcttgaAGATTCTTTGTAAAGATCATTCATGCAGAGACATCCCTAGAGTTTGTCCTGAAAGGTACAGGGACACatttataaagttttttaaaaaaaacgtATCTTTCCTTTATGTGAAGCGTCTCCCTAGTGCCTTACTGAGGAAGCGGTTGACCCCTTCTGTCCCCTGGCAGCAGTGTTCCAGGACAGCGCCCCTAACTCACCCAGGCCTGCCTTTCCCACTCGTGGGCGACAGAAGTGACTGCTTTAAAAACGCCCCCATCACCCTCGTGCCGTGTCCCAcccaccctccctccaccctggCTGTGCCTCCCTTGGTCAGGCCACCCCTCCAGCCTCCTGTCAGTACTTAACTCCCATCTGGGTCAGAACCTAGATGCAGACCTTGTTTCCAGCGTTAGATGAAGGCCAGACCAAGGGGTCCCCGAGGTCCTTCCTCTTGAGCTAAAACTTGCATCTTGTTACTGGGGTTGTAGGGGGGAAGGTGTGGTCTGCATTTGCCAGATGGGCAACGAATTAGAAAAGGAAGCAGGGGCGGGGGTTACTGACCTCAGCTGGCTTGAGGGCAGAGCATCCTTTCCTTGTTGTGCCCCAGTATTGTAGTCCAGTCCTCGATGCCACAGTATCATGCCAGGGCTCCGTGCCCAGCAAATGACAGTTGCAGAAGTTCATGGTGGAGCAACTTGTCAGGGCCAGGGCACCTCCCAAGAAGACCATGGGTGCGTTTCTGCAGAGCTCTTGGTTTCCCTGCCGAACCCAGAGCCCTGAGGATACAGCCTTCCTCTGGGTGTTGGCTGTCATGCTCTTATTCTTGAAAGGCCTTTGAGCATCCCTTGGGAGGGCCCACTTTTCCAGGAGAAGGTTGAAGAGGAGGGGTCCTCGGCAGTGGCTGGTTGGAGGGGGACCAGGCTGCGCTCAGAGAAGGTGGCAGAGCTCAGCTTTTTCTACTCACGTTATTTCCCTGTATTTCCATCATCACATTTCCTCTGGAGGAAACGTTTCCCCCGCAAAGCCCAGGTCTACACAGACGGCCTTAGCAGAGTGCACTCAGAGCCGTCCGCGTCCTCACGTTTTTGCCAGGAGCTGAAAGCGACTCCCCTCCACGTCTAGCGAACACCGGGGCAGGCCAAGGACCGAACCCATTCCCCTCCTTG includes these proteins:
- the PMEPA1 gene encoding protein TMEPAI, producing MEITELEFVEITIIVVVVMVMVVVITCLLSHYKLSARSFIGRHSQSRRREDALSSEGCLWPSESTVSGNGIPEPQVYAPPRPTDRLAVPAFAQRDRFHRFQPTYPYLQHEIDLPPTISLSDGEEPPPYQGPCTLQLRDPEQQLELNRESVRAPPNRTIFDSDLMESAMLGGPCPPSSNSGISATCYGGGGRMEGPPPTYSEVIGHYPGASTFQHQQSSGPASLLEGTRLHPAHIAPLESTAAWSKEKDKQKGHPL
- the PMEPA1 gene encoding protein TMEPAI isoform X2 codes for the protein MSPARATANALCSRAWRSVSDPAPPSPEAPSAELEFVEITIIVVVVMVMVVVITCLLSHYKLSARSFIGRHSQSRRREDALSSEGCLWPSESTVSGNGIPEPQVYAPPRPTDRLAVPAFAQRDRFHRFQPTYPYLQHEIDLPPTISLSDGEEPPPYQGPCTLQLRDPEQQLELNRESVRAPPNRTIFDSDLMESAMLGGPCPPSSNSGISATCYGGGGRMEGPPPTYSEVIGHYPGASTFQHQQSSGPASLLEGTRLHPAHIAPLESTAAWSKEKDKQKGHPL
- the PMEPA1 gene encoding protein TMEPAI isoform X1, yielding MHRLMGVNSTAAAAAAAGQPNVSCTCNCKRSLFQSMEITELEFVEITIIVVVVMVMVVVITCLLSHYKLSARSFIGRHSQSRRREDALSSEGCLWPSESTVSGNGIPEPQVYAPPRPTDRLAVPAFAQRDRFHRFQPTYPYLQHEIDLPPTISLSDGEEPPPYQGPCTLQLRDPEQQLELNRESVRAPPNRTIFDSDLMESAMLGGPCPPSSNSGISATCYGGGGRMEGPPPTYSEVIGHYPGASTFQHQQSSGPASLLEGTRLHPAHIAPLESTAAWSKEKDKQKGHPL